A single region of the Plantactinospora soyae genome encodes:
- a CDS encoding polyketide cyclase: MIGDRWGVTDSETLRPYPCDDFVDSPALQAWRGVRVEAPAAAVWPWIAQVRIAPYSYDWMDNLGRRSPQQLLGLPAPRVGEAFTTAGGRKWGRILSVDPGQQMTGTIMAAFMSYVLVPQERTATRLLLKVVMQTNRLTALGLSIGDLVMARRQLLNLKQLAERHRHPNAATDQ, translated from the coding sequence ATGATCGGTGACAGGTGGGGCGTGACCGACAGCGAGACGTTGCGCCCTTATCCGTGCGACGACTTCGTCGACTCCCCCGCCTTGCAAGCCTGGCGGGGGGTGCGGGTCGAAGCGCCCGCCGCAGCGGTCTGGCCGTGGATCGCCCAAGTGAGGATCGCACCGTACTCCTACGACTGGATGGACAACCTCGGCCGCCGCTCGCCTCAACAGTTGCTGGGCCTTCCCGCCCCTCGAGTCGGAGAGGCGTTCACGACTGCCGGCGGCCGGAAGTGGGGCAGGATCCTCTCGGTCGACCCAGGGCAGCAAATGACGGGCACCATCATGGCGGCCTTCATGTCCTACGTCCTCGTGCCTCAGGAGCGCACCGCGACGCGTTTGCTGCTGAAGGTCGTCATGCAGACGAACCGCTTGACCGCCCTCGGGTTGTCCATCGGTGACCTGGTCATGGCTCGACGCCAGCTGCTCAACCTGAAGCAACTCGCCGAGCGTCACCGGCACCCGAACGCGGCCACAGACCAATAG
- a CDS encoding DUF6624 domain-containing protein yields MRKASAAKWCCAAVGLLIAGAAVCGGDQRREVRPDRSASTDGAARTAEVLCEVSDLSPQPRRDAPTEPELRREFLEMAEADQAERTGKVNANNDARRTDRLRDVMDKHGWPDARFVGADGASAAWLIAQHADHDVVFQRRALGLMCVAVATGTADATELAYLEDRVAVNSGRPQIYGTQFGGCEDGRPVPRPIADEAGVHERRAKVGLQPLDEYLAQFQDACDE; encoded by the coding sequence ATGCGGAAAGCGTCAGCAGCGAAGTGGTGCTGCGCGGCGGTAGGTCTTCTCATCGCCGGTGCTGCGGTGTGCGGAGGCGATCAACGCAGGGAGGTACGACCGGATCGTAGTGCGTCCACTGACGGCGCGGCACGTACCGCCGAGGTGCTCTGCGAGGTGAGTGACCTTTCGCCGCAGCCGAGGCGGGACGCACCAACCGAGCCTGAGCTACGGCGGGAGTTCCTGGAGATGGCCGAGGCCGACCAGGCCGAGCGTACTGGCAAGGTGAACGCCAACAACGACGCGCGCCGGACCGACCGGCTCCGCGACGTCATGGACAAGCACGGCTGGCCGGACGCGCGTTTCGTGGGCGCGGACGGTGCCAGTGCGGCCTGGCTGATCGCCCAGCACGCCGATCACGATGTCGTGTTTCAGCGTCGGGCTCTGGGACTGATGTGCGTGGCGGTGGCCACCGGAACCGCCGACGCGACCGAGTTGGCCTATCTGGAGGATCGGGTCGCGGTGAACTCCGGGCGGCCACAGATCTACGGCACTCAGTTCGGTGGATGCGAGGATGGACGCCCGGTGCCGAGGCCGATCGCCGACGAGGCCGGGGTACACGAGCGGCGCGCCAAGGTCGGCCTCCAGCCGCTGGACGAGTACCTTGCACAGTTTCAGGACGCCTGCGACGAATAG